One genomic window of Salvia miltiorrhiza cultivar Shanhuang (shh) chromosome 4, IMPLAD_Smil_shh, whole genome shotgun sequence includes the following:
- the LOC131020040 gene encoding DNA polymerase zeta processivity subunit isoform X2, producing MERKDNQTPQGEIARILVEFLEVAITSVVFLKGVYPNGAFERRRYMNLVVHKARHPQLYEYIHVAVNGLLAFLTKDLIDRVAVVFLDDGGLPIERFVFKLNVNQSYSSKVQQADLEFSLRSFLIKLPLSEPLTKILPPNCRWEIMAYFRALPQASTSKDAEMWIPSDAKQWQQPAVITPIKSMSSEPLRVQVYAEDPNPSAPKN from the exons ATGGAGCGCAAAGACAACCAAACTCCTCAAG GCGAAATCGCGCGGATTCTTGTAGAATTCCTTGAGGTTGCTATTACTTCAGTCGTTTTCCTCAAAGGAGTCTACCCAAAtg GGGCTTTTGAGCGGCGGCGATACATGAATTTAGTAGTCCACAAAGCCAGGCACCCTCAGCTATATGAATACATTCATGTTGCTGTTAATGGCCTCCTTGCTTTCCTCACCAAG GATTTGATTGATAGAGTAGCTGTGGTTTTCCTGGATGATGGTGGTTTGCCGATTGAGAGATTTGTTTTCAAGCTTAATGTGAATCAGTCATATAGTTCAAAGGTGCAGCAAGCTGACCTGGAGTTCTCTCTTAGGTCATTCTTGATTAAGCTGCCGCTTTCTGAGCCTCTAACCAAGATTCTGCCGCCAA ATTGCAGGTGGGAAATCATGGCTTATTTCCGCGCTCTGCCTCAAGCTAGCACCAGCAAAGATGCAGAGATGTGGATCCCATCAGATGCGAAACAGTGGCAGCAACCAGCGGTGATCACCCCGATTAAGTCCATGAGCAGTGAACCTCTTCGTGTGCAAGTTTACGCAGAAGACCCCAATCCATCTGCGCCAAAGAATTAG
- the LOC131020038 gene encoding DNA-directed RNA polymerases II, IV and V subunit 6A-like, translating to MADEDYDMDGGYEDEPPEPELDEGAEIEEDNNAAEEILDAVEGEGDEKQEQEAVERPRKTSKYMTKYERARILGTRALQISMNAPVMVELEGETDPLEIAMKELRERKIPFTIRRYLPDGSYEDWGVDELIVEDSWKRQVGGD from the exons ATGGCAGACGAAGACTATGATATGGATGGAGG GTACGAGGATGAGCCACCGGAGCCCGAGCTTGAT GAAGGGGCAGAGATAGAGGAAGACAACAACGCCGCTGAGGAGATACTGGACGCCGTCGAAGGCGAGGGAGATGAGAAGCAGGAGCAGGAGGCTGTGGAACGCCCTCGGAAAACGTCCAAGTATATGACTAAGTATGAGCGGGCGAGAATTTTGGGCACGCGGGCTCTGCAGATTAG CATGAATGCACCGGTGATGGTGGAGTTGGAGGGCGAAACTGATCCACTGGAG ATTGCAATGAAAGAGCTGCGGGAGCGAAAAATACCTTTCACAATCCGTCGTTACCTCCCTGATGGAAG CTACGAAGATTGGGGGGTGGATGAATTGATCGTTGAAGACTCCTGGAAAAGACAAGTTGGAGGCGACTAA
- the LOC131020040 gene encoding DNA polymerase zeta processivity subunit isoform X1, protein MERKDNQTPQGEIARILVEFLEVAITSVVFLKGVYPNGAFERRRYMNLVVHKARHPQLYEYIHVAVNGLLAFLTKDLIDRVAVVFLDDGGLPIERFVFKLNVNQSYSSKVQQADLEFSLRSFLIKLPLSEPLTKILPPTDCRWEIMAYFRALPQASTSKDAEMWIPSDAKQWQQPAVITPIKSMSSEPLRVQVYAEDPNPSAPKN, encoded by the exons ATGGAGCGCAAAGACAACCAAACTCCTCAAG GCGAAATCGCGCGGATTCTTGTAGAATTCCTTGAGGTTGCTATTACTTCAGTCGTTTTCCTCAAAGGAGTCTACCCAAAtg GGGCTTTTGAGCGGCGGCGATACATGAATTTAGTAGTCCACAAAGCCAGGCACCCTCAGCTATATGAATACATTCATGTTGCTGTTAATGGCCTCCTTGCTTTCCTCACCAAG GATTTGATTGATAGAGTAGCTGTGGTTTTCCTGGATGATGGTGGTTTGCCGATTGAGAGATTTGTTTTCAAGCTTAATGTGAATCAGTCATATAGTTCAAAGGTGCAGCAAGCTGACCTGGAGTTCTCTCTTAGGTCATTCTTGATTAAGCTGCCGCTTTCTGAGCCTCTAACCAAGATTCTGCCGCCAA CAGATTGCAGGTGGGAAATCATGGCTTATTTCCGCGCTCTGCCTCAAGCTAGCACCAGCAAAGATGCAGAGATGTGGATCCCATCAGATGCGAAACAGTGGCAGCAACCAGCGGTGATCACCCCGATTAAGTCCATGAGCAGTGAACCTCTTCGTGTGCAAGTTTACGCAGAAGACCCCAATCCATCTGCGCCAAAGAATTAG
- the LOC131020037 gene encoding 60S ribosomal protein L36-2-like, translating to MAPKQPNSGLFVGLNKGHIVTKKELAPRPSERKGKTSKRVHFVRSLIREVAGFAPYEKRITELLKVGKDKRALKVAKRKLGTHKRAKKKREEMSSALRKMRAAGGGEKKK from the exons ATGGCTCCAAAACAGCCCAACTCCGGTCTCTTTGTGGGTTTGAACAAAGGGCATATCGTTACCAAGAAGGAACTGGCACCTCGCCCTTCTGAAAGAAAAGGG AAAACCAGCAAACGGGTACATTTTGTTAGAAGTCTCATTAGGGAGGTGGCTGGTTTTGCTCCTTATGAGAAGCGAATCACCGAGCTTCTTAAGGTCGGCAAAGACAAGCGCGCCCTGAAAGTGGCTAAGAGAAAGTTGGGTACCCACAAGAGGGCAAAGAAGAAGCGCGAGGAGATGTCATCTGCTCTTCGAAAGATGAG gGCTGCTGGAggtggagagaagaagaagtag
- the LOC131020039 gene encoding eukaryotic translation initiation factor 2 subunit alpha homolog, with protein MASTGPNLDCRMYEAKYPEVDHAVMIQVKSMADSGAYVSLLEYNNIEGMILFSELSRRRIRSISSLIKVGRIEPVMVLRVDKEKGYIDLSKRRVSEEDIQGCEERFNKSKLVHSIMRHVAETMNADLEDLYIHVGWPLYRKYSHAFEAFKLIVNDPDSVLDSLTREVKEVGPNGEEVTKLVPAMSEEVKDALVKNIRRRMTPQPLKIRADIEMKCFQFDGVLHIKEAMRKAEAAGNKDCPVKMKLVAAPAYVLNTQTLDKEQGIAILNKAVEACTDEIERQKGKLTIKEAPRAVSEREDKLLAEHMAKLARENEEMSGDEDSEEEEDTGIGEIDVENSLTGITE; from the exons ATGGCGAGCACCGGGCCGAACCTGGACTGCCGGATGTACGAGGCGAAGTACCCGGAGGTTGATCATGCGGTGATGATACAGGTGAAGAGCATGGCGGACAGCGGCGCGTACGTCTCACTCCTCGAGTACAACAACATCGAGGGCATGATCCTCTTCTCCGAGCTGTCGCGCCGCCGCATCCGCAGCATCAGCAGCCTCATCAAAGTCGGCCGCATCGAGCCCGTCATGGTCCTCCGTGTCGACAAGGAGAAGGGCTACATTGATCTCAGCAAGAGGCGTGTCTCCGAGGAGGATATTCAGGGTTGTGAGGAGCGGTTCAATAAGAGTAAGCTCGTGCATTCTATCATGCGCCATGTCGCTGAGACCATGAATGCCGACCTAGAg GATCTCTATATCCATGTTGGCTGGCCTTTATACAGGAAATATAGCCATGCATTTGAG GCATTCAAATTAATTGTCAATGATCCTGATTCTGTGCTTGATTCACTAACTCGCGAAGTCAAAGAAGTTGGTCCTAATGGAGAAGAG GTGACAAAGTTAGTTCCTGCAATGTCAGAGGAAGTGAAAGATGCATTGGTAAAAAATATCAGGAGAAGAATGACACCGCAACCCTTAAAAATTCGAGCAGATATTGAAATGAAGTGTTTCCAGTTTGATGGGGTTCTGCACATAAAG GAAGCAATGCGTAAAGCTGAAGCTGCTGGAAACAAGGATTGCCCTGTTAAAATGAAACTTGTTGCTGCACCAGCATATGTCCTCAACACCCAGACTCTTGATAAG GAGCAAGGCATTGCAATTCTAAACAAGGCAGTTGAAGCTTGCACAGATGAAATTGAACGTCAAAAGGGAAAACTTACAATCAAGGAGGCACCAAGAGCG GTGAGTGAACGAGAGGACAAATTGCTTGCGGAGCATATGGCCAAGCTGGCACGTGAAAACGAGGAGATGAGTGGTGATGAGGACAGTGAAGAGGAGGAAGATACAGGGATTGGAGAAATCGATGTGGAGAACTCACTCACCGGGATAACAGAGTAA